The following proteins are encoded in a genomic region of Magnolia sinica isolate HGM2019 chromosome 1, MsV1, whole genome shotgun sequence:
- the LOC131237161 gene encoding uncharacterized protein LOC131237161 isoform X1 codes for MDILSAFPSTMLRGIDQRCNGFGSKCASRYSAVGDISRSKALTQSQNKASPHVKSKENLQCTGPSQQAYDGMNESSRSLGLDASGVNSLAAPVTDSPIAEKPVKNIAKKKYRKRKAKSTKKSIDDAVIQGVAEVASQTCPVAETGSTVIAPNVYVEDIAPVSYQSPKEIGNFNDSNINTNCNRTLTTSSSEFCLETADTSCFAISNEANCTGVERGFSSLEESASKDPNVDESSDTRYTSKADEKIELVPASAVVESVSCCEPTVKCLNEANNRDGQLFSKFSSGKNSNLDRGQTQCDILDSGQGNTSISGRGSSEVIHGLKGLNTDMKEIISDQGEVLSLGYISEDNPRELGMLGGARESVNGGSADRIKSSSHCSSISDVHAVTTGTKVEHRRKLSQSSNDTVHMSSRGNNPSQTGKDNSQFIWKKNQKSIRDLRSHGAKRSNPVHVQMDVGTHEVKHNPCSTDPLLPSPVISSTRPNSLTRKVKEFVNNEKGMYGTHPHVLVESLQWVAQQRFHGGNSQYVSQSHQDDIMGNKDWGKCKEKPNQLPKPENIYHFKKGSWANKGNLYKLRNKAYLSQKEPSEVSTKPCLYKSTDNNDVECLPSDPARSSLVQVNVPHRRISSGPSDQAPFHEVQTHTWMKIPRTEHVLVGSLHASLGNRERRPACLEIELAYEDSVRQDFASRASIQKWIPVGRKHSWIVKGNGVVDAKDLKDKPISYYGKAEMRQEGYRNSACGPASSFDCGLASLTSNLEDPTTNKTLTVLQIESEITQFDKPSTAEGNYKEQSRREYVASDSELKNIPLLYIGSQMAVEALNEAYRLQMASECVQLATGCPLAEFERLLHSASPVICPAYVLQHCEECSGNQLSFNNSLCKHQIPNIPLGTVWNWYEKPGSYGLEVKAEDSENLKGLDADGISFHAHFVPFLSAVQLFSHLRDSKCHRTEKLGSEVPEKGEDEQRLSLTKTCTNIPCSQATNINPCNAEKTKFSVPADLVENSLKSSNSLGSDANDSSDLSSVFSSRDDIELVFEFFEYEQPQQRKPLYEKIMDLIKTGNSNHQVFGDPSKLKCMNLHDLHPASWYSVAWYPIYRIPEGNFRASFLTYHSLGHLVQRCISSDSVEANSFCIVSPVLGLQSYNAQGECWFYPKKPADSSSKGFMPFDTTEILKERLRTLEETASLFARGCVYKDNVKVANHQPDYEFFVSRKQ; via the exons ATGGATATTCTATCAGCATTCCCATCTACAATGCTACGAGGGATCGACCAGCGATGCAATGGTTTTGGTTCTAAATGTGCGTCACGATATTCTGCAGTTGGTGATATATCAAGGTCCAAAGCTTTGACACAGTCACAAAATAAAGCTTCACCACATGTCAAATCCAAAGAGAATTTACAATGTACTGGGCCCTCCCAGCAGGCTTATGATGGCATGAATGAGTCTTCGAGGTCTTTGGGCTTAGATGCTTCTGGCGTGAACAGTTTGGCTGCCCCAGTCACAGATTCCCCCATTGCAGAGAAACCTGTAAAGAATATCGCAAAGAAGAAATACAGAAAGAGGAAGGCTAAGTCAACCAAAAAGAGTATAGATGATGCTGTCATTCAAGGAGTTGCCGAAGTGGCTAGTCAAACCTGTCCTGTTGCTGAGACTGGTTCCACTGTGATCGCACCGAATGTTTATGTTGAAGATATTGCACCAGTATCTTACCAGTCACCTAAGGAGATTGGGAATTTCAATGATTCTAACATTAATACAAACTGTAACAGAACACTCACAACCTCTAGTTCAGAATTTTGTTTGGAAACTGCTGATACGTCATGCTTCGCTATTAGTAATGAAGCAAACTGCACAGGGGTTGAAAGGGGTTTTTCATCTCTTGAGGAATCAGCCTCCAAAGATCCTAATGTTGATGAGTCCAGCGATACAAGGTATACAAGTAAGGCTGATGAAAAGATAGAGTTAGTTCCAGCTTCTGCAGTTGTTGAATCTGTCTCTTGCTGTGAACCCACAGTCAAGTGTTTGAATGAAGCGAATAACCGTGATGGCCAATTGTTTTCTAAATTCTCTTCTGGTAAAAACTCAAATCTCGATAGGGGTCAGACCCAGTGTGATATTTTGGATAGTGGCCAAGGCAACACTAGCATCTCTGGTAGAGGTTCAAGTGAAGTCATCCATGGATTGAAAGGATTGAATACTGATATGAAGGAAATCATTTCAGACCAAGGAGAGGTACTTTCTCTTGGGTATATATCAGAAGATAATCCACGTGAGTTGGGAATGTTAGGGGGTGCTCGAGAATCTGTCAACGGTGGCAGTGCTGACAGAATCAAATCCAGCAGCCATTGTTCCAGCATCAGTGATGTTCATGCAGTTACAACAGGTACAAAGGTTGAACATCGTAGGAAGCTATCTCAAAGTTCAAATGACACAGTACACATGTCTAGTCGAGGGAACAACCCTAGCCAAACTGGGAAGGACAACAGTCAGTTTATCTGGAAGAAGAATCAGAAAAGTATCAGAGATTTACGAAGTCATGGGGCAAAACGATCAAATCCTGTCCATGTGCAGATGGATGTTGGCACACATGAAGTGAAGCATAATCCTTGTTCAACTGATCCACTGCTACCCTCTCCTGTAATTTCCTCTACCAGGCCGAATTCCTTAACCAGAAAAGTCAAGGAGTTCGTGAACAATGAGAAAGGAATGTATGGAACTCATCCTCATGTACTGGTTGAATCTCTCCAATGGGTTGCTCAGCAAAGGTTCCATGGCGGTAATAGTCAATATGTTTCACAATCACATCAAGACGACATCATGGGAAATAAGGACTGGGGAAAGTGTAAAGAGAAGCCAAATCAGTTACCCAAACCTGAAAACATCTACCATTTCAAAAAGGGATCCTGGGCTAATAAAGGGAACTTATATAAGCTGCGAAATAAAGCATATCTTTCACAGAAGGAACCCTCGGAAGTTTCGACAAAACCATGTCTTTATAAAAGTACTGACAACAATGACGTTGAATGCTTACCTTCAGATCCAGCTCGTTCTTCTCTCGTGCAGGTAAATGTGCCACACAGAAGAATATCATCTGGTCCATCAGATCAAGCCCCATTTCATGAAGTCCaaacacatacctggatgaagattCCAAGGACTGAACATGTTCTGGTTGGGTCTTTGCATGCTTCCTTAGGAAACAGGGAAAGGAGACCTGCATGCCTAGAGATTGAACTTGCGTATGAGGATAGTGTCAGGCAAGATTTTGCTTCTAGAGCTAGCATACAGAAGTGGATACCTGTTGGGAGGAAACATTCTTGGATTGTGAAAGGCAATGGAGTTGTTGATGCAAAAGATCTCAAGGATAAACCAATTTCATATTATGGGAAAGCAGAAATGCGTCAAGAAGGGTACAGAAATTCTGCTTGTGGGCCGGCTTCTTCATTTGATTGTGGCCTTGCATCCTTAACCTCAAATCTGGAAGACCCAACAACTAATAAAACACTTACTGTGCTTCAAATTGAGAGTGAAATAACACAGTTTGACAAACCTAGCACCGCAGAAGGAAATTACAAAGAACAGAGTAGAAGGGAGTATGTTGCATCTGATTCTGAACTGAAGAACATACCTCTATTGTACATTGGGTCACAGATGGCAGTGGAAGCTCTGAATGAAGCTTACAGATTGCAAATGGCATCTGAATGCGTTCAGCTGGCAACAGGCTGTCCTCTTGCTGAGTTTGAGAGACTGCTCCATTCTGCTTCTCCAGTTATTTGTCCTGCATATGTTCTGCAACATTGTGAAGAATGCTCAGGGAATCAGCTTTCTTTTAATAATTCCCTTTGCAAACACCAAATTCCTAATATTCCTTTAGGCACTGTTTGGAATTGGTATGAGAAACCAGGGAGCTATGGTTTGGAAGTGAAGGCAGAGGATTCTGAAAATTTAAAGGGACTGGATGCTGATGGGATTTCATTCCATGCTCATTTTGTTCCGTTCCTCTCAGCGGTGCAGTTATTTAGCCATCTGCGTGATTCAAAATGCCATAGGACAGAAAAACTTGGCTCTGAAGTGCCAGAAAAGGGAGAAGATGAACAGCGTTTGTCTCTGACTAAGACTTGTACAAATATACCATGCTCACAAGCGACCAACATCAATCCTTGCAATGCAGAGAAAACAAAATTTTCAGTACCTGCTGACTTGGTGGAGAACTCGTTGAAGTCATCCAACTCATTGGGATCTGATGCTAATGACTCTTCTGATTTGTCTTCTGTATTTTCGTCCCGGGATGATATTGAGCTGGTATTTGAATTTTTTGAGTACGAGCAGCCTCAACAGCGGAAGCCACTGTATGAAAA AATAATGGATCTCATTAAGACTGGCAATTCCAATCATCAAGTATTTGGTGATCCCTCCAAACTAAAATGCATGAATCTGCATGATCTACACCCTGCATCTTG GTATTCAGTAGCTTGGTATCCCATATATCGAATACCTGAAGGCAATTTCCGAGCTTCTTTCTTGACTTACCATTCACTGGGCCATTTGGTTCAAAGATGCATCTCAAGTGATTCTGTTGAGGCAAATTCCTTTTGTATTGTCTCTCCTGTGCTGGGATTGCAGAGCTATAATGCACAG GGTGAGTGCTGGTTTTATCCAAAAAAGCCTGCCGATTCTTCATCTAAAGGATTCATGCCCTTCGACACCACTGAAATTCTCAAGGAACGGTTGAGAACTCTTGAGGAAACTGCATCACTATTCGCCAGAGGCTGCGTTTACAAAGACAATGTCAAAGTTGCTAACCACCAACCGGATTACGAGTTTTTTGTATCACGGAAACAGTGA
- the LOC131237161 gene encoding uncharacterized protein LOC131237161 isoform X2, whose amino-acid sequence MDILSAFPSTMLRGIDQRCNGFGSKCASRYSAVGDISRSKALTQSQNKASPHVKSKENLQCTGPSQQAYDGMNESSRSLGLDASGVNSLAAPVTDSPIAEKPVKNIAKKKYRKRKAKSTKKSIDDAVIQGVAEVASQTCPVAETGSTVIAPNVYVEDIAPVSYQSPKEIGNFNDSNINTNCNRTLTTSSSEFCLETADTSCFAISNEANCTGVERGFSSLEESASKDPNVDESSDTRYTSKADEKIELVPASAVVESVSCCEPTVKCLNEANNRDGQLFSKFSSGKNSNLDRGQTQCDILDSGQGNTSISGRGSSEVIHGLKGLNTDMKEIISDQGEVLSLGYISEDNPRELGMLGGARESVNGGSADRIKSSSHCSSISDVHAVTTGTKVEHRRKLSQSSNDTVHMSSRGNNPSQTGKDNSQFIWKKNQKSIRDLRSHGAKRSNPVHVQMDVGTHEVKHNPCSTDPLLPSPVISSTRPNSLTRKVKEFVNNEKGMYGTHPHVLVESLQWVAQQRFHGGNSQYVSQSHQDDIMGNKDWGKCKEKPNQLPKPENIYHFKKGSWANKGNLYKLRNKAYLSQKEPSEVSTKPCLYKSTDNNDVECLPSDPARSSLVQVNVPHRRISSGPSDQAPFHEVQTHTWMKIPRTEHVLVGSLHASLGNRERRPACLEIELAYEDSVRQDFASRASIQKWIPVGRKHSWIVKGNGVVDAKDLKDKPISYYGKAEMRQEGYRNSACGPASSFDCGLASLTSNLEDPTTNKTLTVLQIESEITQFDKPSTAEGNYKEQSRREYVASDSELKNIPLLYIGSQMAVEALNEAYRLQMASECVQLATGCPLAEFERLLHSASPVICPAYVLQHCEECSGNQLSFNNSLCKHQIPNIPLGTVWNWYEKPGSYGLEVKAEDSENLKGLDADGISFHAHFVPFLSAVQLFSHLRDSKCHRTEKLGSEVPEKGEDEQRLSLTKTCTNIPCSQATNINPCNAEKTKFSVPADLVENSLKSSNSLGSDANDSSDLSSVFSSRDDIELVFEFFEYEQPQQRKPLYEKIMDLIKTGNSNHQVFGDPSKLKCMNLHDLHPASWYSVAWYPIYRIPEGNFRASFLTYHSLGHLVQRCISSDSVEANSFCIVSPVLGLQSYNAQEWRQENGISWEGEKEIEKFYE is encoded by the exons ATGGATATTCTATCAGCATTCCCATCTACAATGCTACGAGGGATCGACCAGCGATGCAATGGTTTTGGTTCTAAATGTGCGTCACGATATTCTGCAGTTGGTGATATATCAAGGTCCAAAGCTTTGACACAGTCACAAAATAAAGCTTCACCACATGTCAAATCCAAAGAGAATTTACAATGTACTGGGCCCTCCCAGCAGGCTTATGATGGCATGAATGAGTCTTCGAGGTCTTTGGGCTTAGATGCTTCTGGCGTGAACAGTTTGGCTGCCCCAGTCACAGATTCCCCCATTGCAGAGAAACCTGTAAAGAATATCGCAAAGAAGAAATACAGAAAGAGGAAGGCTAAGTCAACCAAAAAGAGTATAGATGATGCTGTCATTCAAGGAGTTGCCGAAGTGGCTAGTCAAACCTGTCCTGTTGCTGAGACTGGTTCCACTGTGATCGCACCGAATGTTTATGTTGAAGATATTGCACCAGTATCTTACCAGTCACCTAAGGAGATTGGGAATTTCAATGATTCTAACATTAATACAAACTGTAACAGAACACTCACAACCTCTAGTTCAGAATTTTGTTTGGAAACTGCTGATACGTCATGCTTCGCTATTAGTAATGAAGCAAACTGCACAGGGGTTGAAAGGGGTTTTTCATCTCTTGAGGAATCAGCCTCCAAAGATCCTAATGTTGATGAGTCCAGCGATACAAGGTATACAAGTAAGGCTGATGAAAAGATAGAGTTAGTTCCAGCTTCTGCAGTTGTTGAATCTGTCTCTTGCTGTGAACCCACAGTCAAGTGTTTGAATGAAGCGAATAACCGTGATGGCCAATTGTTTTCTAAATTCTCTTCTGGTAAAAACTCAAATCTCGATAGGGGTCAGACCCAGTGTGATATTTTGGATAGTGGCCAAGGCAACACTAGCATCTCTGGTAGAGGTTCAAGTGAAGTCATCCATGGATTGAAAGGATTGAATACTGATATGAAGGAAATCATTTCAGACCAAGGAGAGGTACTTTCTCTTGGGTATATATCAGAAGATAATCCACGTGAGTTGGGAATGTTAGGGGGTGCTCGAGAATCTGTCAACGGTGGCAGTGCTGACAGAATCAAATCCAGCAGCCATTGTTCCAGCATCAGTGATGTTCATGCAGTTACAACAGGTACAAAGGTTGAACATCGTAGGAAGCTATCTCAAAGTTCAAATGACACAGTACACATGTCTAGTCGAGGGAACAACCCTAGCCAAACTGGGAAGGACAACAGTCAGTTTATCTGGAAGAAGAATCAGAAAAGTATCAGAGATTTACGAAGTCATGGGGCAAAACGATCAAATCCTGTCCATGTGCAGATGGATGTTGGCACACATGAAGTGAAGCATAATCCTTGTTCAACTGATCCACTGCTACCCTCTCCTGTAATTTCCTCTACCAGGCCGAATTCCTTAACCAGAAAAGTCAAGGAGTTCGTGAACAATGAGAAAGGAATGTATGGAACTCATCCTCATGTACTGGTTGAATCTCTCCAATGGGTTGCTCAGCAAAGGTTCCATGGCGGTAATAGTCAATATGTTTCACAATCACATCAAGACGACATCATGGGAAATAAGGACTGGGGAAAGTGTAAAGAGAAGCCAAATCAGTTACCCAAACCTGAAAACATCTACCATTTCAAAAAGGGATCCTGGGCTAATAAAGGGAACTTATATAAGCTGCGAAATAAAGCATATCTTTCACAGAAGGAACCCTCGGAAGTTTCGACAAAACCATGTCTTTATAAAAGTACTGACAACAATGACGTTGAATGCTTACCTTCAGATCCAGCTCGTTCTTCTCTCGTGCAGGTAAATGTGCCACACAGAAGAATATCATCTGGTCCATCAGATCAAGCCCCATTTCATGAAGTCCaaacacatacctggatgaagattCCAAGGACTGAACATGTTCTGGTTGGGTCTTTGCATGCTTCCTTAGGAAACAGGGAAAGGAGACCTGCATGCCTAGAGATTGAACTTGCGTATGAGGATAGTGTCAGGCAAGATTTTGCTTCTAGAGCTAGCATACAGAAGTGGATACCTGTTGGGAGGAAACATTCTTGGATTGTGAAAGGCAATGGAGTTGTTGATGCAAAAGATCTCAAGGATAAACCAATTTCATATTATGGGAAAGCAGAAATGCGTCAAGAAGGGTACAGAAATTCTGCTTGTGGGCCGGCTTCTTCATTTGATTGTGGCCTTGCATCCTTAACCTCAAATCTGGAAGACCCAACAACTAATAAAACACTTACTGTGCTTCAAATTGAGAGTGAAATAACACAGTTTGACAAACCTAGCACCGCAGAAGGAAATTACAAAGAACAGAGTAGAAGGGAGTATGTTGCATCTGATTCTGAACTGAAGAACATACCTCTATTGTACATTGGGTCACAGATGGCAGTGGAAGCTCTGAATGAAGCTTACAGATTGCAAATGGCATCTGAATGCGTTCAGCTGGCAACAGGCTGTCCTCTTGCTGAGTTTGAGAGACTGCTCCATTCTGCTTCTCCAGTTATTTGTCCTGCATATGTTCTGCAACATTGTGAAGAATGCTCAGGGAATCAGCTTTCTTTTAATAATTCCCTTTGCAAACACCAAATTCCTAATATTCCTTTAGGCACTGTTTGGAATTGGTATGAGAAACCAGGGAGCTATGGTTTGGAAGTGAAGGCAGAGGATTCTGAAAATTTAAAGGGACTGGATGCTGATGGGATTTCATTCCATGCTCATTTTGTTCCGTTCCTCTCAGCGGTGCAGTTATTTAGCCATCTGCGTGATTCAAAATGCCATAGGACAGAAAAACTTGGCTCTGAAGTGCCAGAAAAGGGAGAAGATGAACAGCGTTTGTCTCTGACTAAGACTTGTACAAATATACCATGCTCACAAGCGACCAACATCAATCCTTGCAATGCAGAGAAAACAAAATTTTCAGTACCTGCTGACTTGGTGGAGAACTCGTTGAAGTCATCCAACTCATTGGGATCTGATGCTAATGACTCTTCTGATTTGTCTTCTGTATTTTCGTCCCGGGATGATATTGAGCTGGTATTTGAATTTTTTGAGTACGAGCAGCCTCAACAGCGGAAGCCACTGTATGAAAA AATAATGGATCTCATTAAGACTGGCAATTCCAATCATCAAGTATTTGGTGATCCCTCCAAACTAAAATGCATGAATCTGCATGATCTACACCCTGCATCTTG GTATTCAGTAGCTTGGTATCCCATATATCGAATACCTGAAGGCAATTTCCGAGCTTCTTTCTTGACTTACCATTCACTGGGCCATTTGGTTCAAAGATGCATCTCAAGTGATTCTGTTGAGGCAAATTCCTTTTGTATTGTCTCTCCTGTGCTGGGATTGCAGAGCTATAATGCACAG GAGTGGAGACAGGAGAACGGAATATCTTGGGAAGGAGAAAAGGAGATTGAAAAGTTCTATGAATGA